Proteins encoded by one window of Elaeis guineensis isolate ETL-2024a chromosome 12, EG11, whole genome shotgun sequence:
- the LOC105061336 gene encoding uncharacterized protein isoform X1: MDFHSLSRRQLQALCKRNRIPANTTNIAMADALQALQTVEGVDEIQEALQFQSPSKAEEVSQKLPRSSRRTSARRGSMSLCRACPGCAGASEYSMVKKRAMEEEEREKQESPPEIPETPSASGHRKTRASGTPGTRRRAAKKEKIKRLESLFDAPETPFAPSPRTTSTLQLLGTPVEQEEKAAPLRSYKRRRSSCLRKQREEEIDSTPQNSKRSEVLVKMAPLAQEHAEDEDFRDLTDVVASKAISGEKASTKLLFDLTTTSFQPCPRDTVKLKEEFGGNVNAVVASKDINEGASLITEGIKKCQNETTGEVNFLGSGSNVTNPKAEGQNSELRSVVELHQNFRKASKERDQQHDLQLTNLDCSPMRGLVECEGTKRRTMEDGRTNSDDRRQDFSCQLPANGATEKESNQFSCEFPASCPPSIILNCKANGDSSEPKANQELVAASGQLLLKGTRNSLDLEANPDVYWEFPAIDYNSCDDPGQFPATGYQIRPASELLDNIRSNDPKSKPCSVDVRVESSSKLLASNHQTPATSETPCLDDQKGSTDVAVPKIEFSGETMDPLNQIPLESVGPDGRCELDGNGDETNLDQCDILKHNINSSNQQAIAETSCAVSKFSGEIPATLGFDGCEDVTGEISIGRNPESDSIPETASSSCLQIALPCSILQSSLSTESPAMIHSGMRDLIGNLQYPPPNPGMQSPQATRSPAKISIKVGNPLDVTESEARIPANGIEQKISLSDPSLNTLVATIPTKAGKLIEKLPEINSSADKFHDIGAGLVELEGGSKEVKWRHEPINTCREEGIAARAQTKAEKHSVKEDLDSLSMRKLKMLYKKRRKRMSLTSLTVDERKEENEVKIEEGEQTNQKSYLNGLSLRKLRTMCKVAAKNNGKLKSKLVKLDFVFPKNDAAKRSLSED; this comes from the exons ATGGACTTCCACAGCCTCTCAAGGAGGCAGCTGCAGGCCCTCTGCAAGAGGAATCGAATTCCAGCCAACACAACCAACATCGCCATGGCCGACGCCCTCCAAGCTCTCCAAACT GTTGAAGGTGTGGACGAGATCCAAGAAGCCCTGCAGTTCCAGTCTCCCTCTAAGGCAGAGGAAGTGTCACAGAAGCTGCCGCGCTCCTCCCGGAGAACCTCAGCTCGAAGAGGATCCATGTCCCTTTGTCGGGCTTGCCCCGGTTGTGCGGGAGCCTCAGAATATTCGATGGTCAAGAAAAGAGCCATGGAAGAAGAGGAGAGGGAAAAGCAAGAGAGCCCTCCCGAGATACCTGAAACGCCGTCAGCTTCCGGTCACCGCAAGACACGAGCATCCGGAACTCCAGGCACTAGGAGAAGAGCTGCAAAGAAGGAGAAGATAAAGAGATTAGAGAGCCTGTTCGATGCACCGGAGACTCCATTTGCTCCGAGTCCAAGGACAACATCAACTCTGCAGCTACTCGGTACTCCAGTGGAGCAAGAAGAGAAGGCGGCACCCTTGAGGTCCTATAAGAGAAGGCGCTCATCTTGTCTGAGGAAACAAAGGGAAGAGGAGATCGATTCTACTCCCCAGAATAGCAAGAGATCGGAGGTTCTTGTAAAGATGGCACCTTTAGCCCAGGAGCATGCGGAAGATGAAG ATTTCAGAGATTTAACGGATGTTGTTGCTTCCAAGGCCATCTCCGGTGAGAAAGCAAGCACAAAGCTGCTGTTTGATCTGACAACAACCTCATTTCAACCTTGTCCTCGAGATACAGTGAAACTTAAGGAAGAGTTTGGTGGTAATGTGAATGCAGTTGTAGCAAGCAAGGACATCAATGAAGGTGCCAGTTTGATCACAGAAGGAATAAAGAAATGCCAAAATGAAACAACTGGAGAAGTGAATTTTCTTGGTTCTGGATCAAATGTGACAAACCCGAAGGCTGAAGGCCAAAACTCTGAgctgagatcagtggtggaacTTCACCAGAATTTTAGAAAAGCATCAAAAGAAAGGGATCAACAGCATGATCTACAGCTCACTAATTTAGATTGTTCACCAATGAGAGGGCTGGTGGAGTGTGAGGGAACAAAGAGAAGAACAATggaggatggaagaaccaattcagATGATCGTCGTCAAGATTTCAGCTGCCAATTGCCAGCAAATGGGGCAACAGAGAAGGAGAGTAATCAATTCTCTTGTGAATTTCCAGCATCCTGTCCTCCATCAATAATTCTAAACTGCAAGGCTAATGGAGATTCATCAGAGCCAAAGGCTAATCAAGAGCTTGTGGCTGCTTCTGGCCAACTGCTCCTAAAGGGAACTAGAAATTCATTGGATTTGGAAGCTAACCCAGATGTCTATTGGGAGTTTCCTGCTATAGACTATAACAGCTGTGATGACCCTGGCCAGTTTCCAGCCACTGGTTATCAAATACGTCCAGCATCAGAACTCCTAGATAACATTCGCAGCAATGATCCAAAATCGAAGCCATGTAGTGTGGATGTGAGGGTGGAAAGCTCCAGCAAGCTTCTGGCAAGCAACCATCAAACACCTGCAACATCAGAAACTCCATGCTTGGATGACCAAAAAGGTAGCACAGATGTTGCAGTTCCAAAGATTGAATTCTCTGGAGAGACTATGGATCCTCTTAATCAGATACCATTGGAAAGTGTAGGCCCCGATGGTCGATGTGAGCTTGATGGGAATGGAGATGAGACGAACCTAGATCAGTGTGACATACTGAAGCACAACATAAATTCCTCAAATCAACAAGCTATTGCAGAAACTTCATGTGCTGTATCAAAATTCTCTGGTGAGATTCCAGCCACTCTTGGTTTTGATGGATGTGAGGATGTTACTGGTGAGATTTCGATAGGCAGAAATCCAGAGTCTGACAGCATCCCTGAGACTGCTTCCTCTTCTTGTCTGCAGATAGCATTGCCATGTTCAATCCTCCAGAGCTCACTCTCCACTGAATCTCCAGCCATGATCCATTCCGGCATGAGGGATCTGATCGGAAACCTGCAATATCCACCACCAAACCCTGGTATGCAGAGTCCACAGGCTACCAGATCTCCAGCCAAAATCTCCATCAAGGTTGGAAACCCATTGGACGTCACTGAATCTGAGGCCAGGATCCCAGCCAATGGCATAGAACAAAAGATCTCACTTTCTGATCCAAGTCTGAATACATTAGTTGCTACAATCCCGACGAAGGCTGGAAAGCTGATTGAAAAACTACCAGAAATTAACTCCTCTGCTGACAAATTCCATGACATTGGTGCTGGTTTAGTGGAGTTGGAGGGAGGAAGTAAGGAGGTGAAATGGAGGCATGAGCCCATCAATACTTGTAGGGAGGAGGGCATAGCAGCTAGAGCACAAACCAAGGCAGAGAAACATAGTGTAAAGGAGGATTTGGATAGCTTGAGCATGAGGAAGCTAAAGATGCTGtacaagaagagaagaaagaggatgagtCTGACTTCTTTGACAGTGGatgaaaggaaggaagaaaatgAGGTGAAAATTGAGGAGGGAGAGCAGACCAACCAGAAGAGTTATTTGAATGGTCTAAGCTTGAGGAAGCTGAGGACCATGTGCAAGGTGGCAGCCAAAAATAATGGAAAG
- the LOC105061336 gene encoding uncharacterized protein isoform X2 → MDFHSLSRRQLQALCKRNRIPANTTNIAMADALQALQTVEGVDEIQEALQFQSPSKAEEVSQKLPRSSRRTSARRGSMSLCRACPGCAGASEYSMVKKRAMEEEEREKQESPPEIPETPSASGHRKTRASGTPGTRRRAAKKEKIKRLESLFDAPETPFAPSPRTTSTLQLLGTPVEQEEKAAPLRSYKRRRSSCLRKQREEEIDSTPQNSKRSEVLVKMAPLAQEHAEDEDFRDLTDVVASKAISGEKASTKLLFDLTTTSFQPCPRDTVKLKEEFGGNVNAVVASKDINEGASLITEGIKKCQNETTGEVNFLGSGSNVTNPKAEGQNSELRSVVELHQNFRKASKERDQQHDLQLTNLDCSPMRGLVECEGTKRRTMEDGRTNSDDRRQDFSCQLPANGATEKESNQFSCEFPASCPPSIILNCKANGDSSEPKANQELVAASGQLLLKGTRNSLDLEANPDVYWEFPAIDYNSCDDPGQFPATGYQIRPASELLDNIRSNDPKSKPCSVDVRVESSSKLLASNHQTPATSETPCLDDQKGSTDVAVPKIEFSGETMDPLNQIPLESVGPDGRCELDGNGDETNLDQCDILKHNINSSNQQAIAETSCAVSKFSGEIPATLGFDGCEDVTGEISIGRNPESDSIPETASSSCLQIALPCSILQSSLSTESPAMIHSGMRDLIGNLQYPPPNPGMQSPQATRSPAKISIKVGNPLDVTESEARIPANGIEQKISLSDPSLNTLVATIPTKAGKLIEKLPEINSSADKFHDIGAGLVELEGGSKEVKWRHEPINTCREEGIAARAQTKAEKHSVKEDLDSLSMRKLKMLYKKRRKRMSLTSLTVDERKEENEVKIEEGEQTNQKSYLNGLSLRKLRTMCKVAAKNNGKILREDKVNKPNRRPI, encoded by the exons ATGGACTTCCACAGCCTCTCAAGGAGGCAGCTGCAGGCCCTCTGCAAGAGGAATCGAATTCCAGCCAACACAACCAACATCGCCATGGCCGACGCCCTCCAAGCTCTCCAAACT GTTGAAGGTGTGGACGAGATCCAAGAAGCCCTGCAGTTCCAGTCTCCCTCTAAGGCAGAGGAAGTGTCACAGAAGCTGCCGCGCTCCTCCCGGAGAACCTCAGCTCGAAGAGGATCCATGTCCCTTTGTCGGGCTTGCCCCGGTTGTGCGGGAGCCTCAGAATATTCGATGGTCAAGAAAAGAGCCATGGAAGAAGAGGAGAGGGAAAAGCAAGAGAGCCCTCCCGAGATACCTGAAACGCCGTCAGCTTCCGGTCACCGCAAGACACGAGCATCCGGAACTCCAGGCACTAGGAGAAGAGCTGCAAAGAAGGAGAAGATAAAGAGATTAGAGAGCCTGTTCGATGCACCGGAGACTCCATTTGCTCCGAGTCCAAGGACAACATCAACTCTGCAGCTACTCGGTACTCCAGTGGAGCAAGAAGAGAAGGCGGCACCCTTGAGGTCCTATAAGAGAAGGCGCTCATCTTGTCTGAGGAAACAAAGGGAAGAGGAGATCGATTCTACTCCCCAGAATAGCAAGAGATCGGAGGTTCTTGTAAAGATGGCACCTTTAGCCCAGGAGCATGCGGAAGATGAAG ATTTCAGAGATTTAACGGATGTTGTTGCTTCCAAGGCCATCTCCGGTGAGAAAGCAAGCACAAAGCTGCTGTTTGATCTGACAACAACCTCATTTCAACCTTGTCCTCGAGATACAGTGAAACTTAAGGAAGAGTTTGGTGGTAATGTGAATGCAGTTGTAGCAAGCAAGGACATCAATGAAGGTGCCAGTTTGATCACAGAAGGAATAAAGAAATGCCAAAATGAAACAACTGGAGAAGTGAATTTTCTTGGTTCTGGATCAAATGTGACAAACCCGAAGGCTGAAGGCCAAAACTCTGAgctgagatcagtggtggaacTTCACCAGAATTTTAGAAAAGCATCAAAAGAAAGGGATCAACAGCATGATCTACAGCTCACTAATTTAGATTGTTCACCAATGAGAGGGCTGGTGGAGTGTGAGGGAACAAAGAGAAGAACAATggaggatggaagaaccaattcagATGATCGTCGTCAAGATTTCAGCTGCCAATTGCCAGCAAATGGGGCAACAGAGAAGGAGAGTAATCAATTCTCTTGTGAATTTCCAGCATCCTGTCCTCCATCAATAATTCTAAACTGCAAGGCTAATGGAGATTCATCAGAGCCAAAGGCTAATCAAGAGCTTGTGGCTGCTTCTGGCCAACTGCTCCTAAAGGGAACTAGAAATTCATTGGATTTGGAAGCTAACCCAGATGTCTATTGGGAGTTTCCTGCTATAGACTATAACAGCTGTGATGACCCTGGCCAGTTTCCAGCCACTGGTTATCAAATACGTCCAGCATCAGAACTCCTAGATAACATTCGCAGCAATGATCCAAAATCGAAGCCATGTAGTGTGGATGTGAGGGTGGAAAGCTCCAGCAAGCTTCTGGCAAGCAACCATCAAACACCTGCAACATCAGAAACTCCATGCTTGGATGACCAAAAAGGTAGCACAGATGTTGCAGTTCCAAAGATTGAATTCTCTGGAGAGACTATGGATCCTCTTAATCAGATACCATTGGAAAGTGTAGGCCCCGATGGTCGATGTGAGCTTGATGGGAATGGAGATGAGACGAACCTAGATCAGTGTGACATACTGAAGCACAACATAAATTCCTCAAATCAACAAGCTATTGCAGAAACTTCATGTGCTGTATCAAAATTCTCTGGTGAGATTCCAGCCACTCTTGGTTTTGATGGATGTGAGGATGTTACTGGTGAGATTTCGATAGGCAGAAATCCAGAGTCTGACAGCATCCCTGAGACTGCTTCCTCTTCTTGTCTGCAGATAGCATTGCCATGTTCAATCCTCCAGAGCTCACTCTCCACTGAATCTCCAGCCATGATCCATTCCGGCATGAGGGATCTGATCGGAAACCTGCAATATCCACCACCAAACCCTGGTATGCAGAGTCCACAGGCTACCAGATCTCCAGCCAAAATCTCCATCAAGGTTGGAAACCCATTGGACGTCACTGAATCTGAGGCCAGGATCCCAGCCAATGGCATAGAACAAAAGATCTCACTTTCTGATCCAAGTCTGAATACATTAGTTGCTACAATCCCGACGAAGGCTGGAAAGCTGATTGAAAAACTACCAGAAATTAACTCCTCTGCTGACAAATTCCATGACATTGGTGCTGGTTTAGTGGAGTTGGAGGGAGGAAGTAAGGAGGTGAAATGGAGGCATGAGCCCATCAATACTTGTAGGGAGGAGGGCATAGCAGCTAGAGCACAAACCAAGGCAGAGAAACATAGTGTAAAGGAGGATTTGGATAGCTTGAGCATGAGGAAGCTAAAGATGCTGtacaagaagagaagaaagaggatgagtCTGACTTCTTTGACAGTGGatgaaaggaaggaagaaaatgAGGTGAAAATTGAGGAGGGAGAGCAGACCAACCAGAAGAGTTATTTGAATGGTCTAAGCTTGAGGAAGCTGAGGACCATGTGCAAGGTGGCAGCCAAAAATAATGGAAAG
- the LOC105061336 gene encoding uncharacterized protein isoform X3: MDFHSLSRRQLQALCKRNRIPANTTNIAMADALQALQTVEGVDEIQEALQFQSPSKAEEVSQKLPRSSRRTSARRGSMSLCRACPGCAGASEYSMVKKRAMEEEEREKQESPPEIPETPSASGHRKTRASGTPGTRRRAAKKEKIKRLESLFDAPETPFAPSPRTTSTLQLLGTPVEQEEKAAPLRSYKRRRSSCLRKQREEEIDSTPQNSKRSEVLVKMAPLAQEHAEDEDFRDLTDVVASKAISGEKASTKLLFDLTTTSFQPCPRDTVKLKEEFGGNVNAVVASKDINEGASLITEGIKKCQNETTGEVNFLGSGSNVTNPKAEGQNSELRSVVELHQNFRKASKERDQQHDLQLTNLDCSPMRGLVECEGTKRRTMEDGRTNSDDRRQDFSCQLPANGATEKESNQFSCEFPASCPPSIILNCKANGDSSEPKANQELVAASGQLLLKGTRNSLDLEANPDVYWEFPAIDYNSCDDPGQFPATGYQIRPASELLDNIRSNDPKSKPCSVDVRVESSSKLLASNHQTPATSETPCLDDQKGSTDVAVPKIEFSGETMDPLNQIPLESVGPDGRCELDGNGDETNLDQCDILKHNINSSNQQAIAETSCAVSKFSGEIPATLGFDGCEDVTGEISIGRNPESDSIPETASSSCLQIALPCSILQSSLSTESPAMIHSGMRDLIGNLQYPPPNPGMQSPQATRSPAKISIKVGNPLDVTESEARIPANGIEQKISLSDPSLNTLVATIPTKAGKLIEKLPEINSSADKFHDIGAGLVELEGGSKEVKWRHEPINTCREEGIAARAQTKAEKHSVKEDLDSLSMRKLKMLYKKRRKRMSLTSLTVDERKEENEVKIEEGEQTNQKSYLNGLSLRKLRTMCKVAAKNNGKLLPIGALKIVT, from the exons ATGGACTTCCACAGCCTCTCAAGGAGGCAGCTGCAGGCCCTCTGCAAGAGGAATCGAATTCCAGCCAACACAACCAACATCGCCATGGCCGACGCCCTCCAAGCTCTCCAAACT GTTGAAGGTGTGGACGAGATCCAAGAAGCCCTGCAGTTCCAGTCTCCCTCTAAGGCAGAGGAAGTGTCACAGAAGCTGCCGCGCTCCTCCCGGAGAACCTCAGCTCGAAGAGGATCCATGTCCCTTTGTCGGGCTTGCCCCGGTTGTGCGGGAGCCTCAGAATATTCGATGGTCAAGAAAAGAGCCATGGAAGAAGAGGAGAGGGAAAAGCAAGAGAGCCCTCCCGAGATACCTGAAACGCCGTCAGCTTCCGGTCACCGCAAGACACGAGCATCCGGAACTCCAGGCACTAGGAGAAGAGCTGCAAAGAAGGAGAAGATAAAGAGATTAGAGAGCCTGTTCGATGCACCGGAGACTCCATTTGCTCCGAGTCCAAGGACAACATCAACTCTGCAGCTACTCGGTACTCCAGTGGAGCAAGAAGAGAAGGCGGCACCCTTGAGGTCCTATAAGAGAAGGCGCTCATCTTGTCTGAGGAAACAAAGGGAAGAGGAGATCGATTCTACTCCCCAGAATAGCAAGAGATCGGAGGTTCTTGTAAAGATGGCACCTTTAGCCCAGGAGCATGCGGAAGATGAAG ATTTCAGAGATTTAACGGATGTTGTTGCTTCCAAGGCCATCTCCGGTGAGAAAGCAAGCACAAAGCTGCTGTTTGATCTGACAACAACCTCATTTCAACCTTGTCCTCGAGATACAGTGAAACTTAAGGAAGAGTTTGGTGGTAATGTGAATGCAGTTGTAGCAAGCAAGGACATCAATGAAGGTGCCAGTTTGATCACAGAAGGAATAAAGAAATGCCAAAATGAAACAACTGGAGAAGTGAATTTTCTTGGTTCTGGATCAAATGTGACAAACCCGAAGGCTGAAGGCCAAAACTCTGAgctgagatcagtggtggaacTTCACCAGAATTTTAGAAAAGCATCAAAAGAAAGGGATCAACAGCATGATCTACAGCTCACTAATTTAGATTGTTCACCAATGAGAGGGCTGGTGGAGTGTGAGGGAACAAAGAGAAGAACAATggaggatggaagaaccaattcagATGATCGTCGTCAAGATTTCAGCTGCCAATTGCCAGCAAATGGGGCAACAGAGAAGGAGAGTAATCAATTCTCTTGTGAATTTCCAGCATCCTGTCCTCCATCAATAATTCTAAACTGCAAGGCTAATGGAGATTCATCAGAGCCAAAGGCTAATCAAGAGCTTGTGGCTGCTTCTGGCCAACTGCTCCTAAAGGGAACTAGAAATTCATTGGATTTGGAAGCTAACCCAGATGTCTATTGGGAGTTTCCTGCTATAGACTATAACAGCTGTGATGACCCTGGCCAGTTTCCAGCCACTGGTTATCAAATACGTCCAGCATCAGAACTCCTAGATAACATTCGCAGCAATGATCCAAAATCGAAGCCATGTAGTGTGGATGTGAGGGTGGAAAGCTCCAGCAAGCTTCTGGCAAGCAACCATCAAACACCTGCAACATCAGAAACTCCATGCTTGGATGACCAAAAAGGTAGCACAGATGTTGCAGTTCCAAAGATTGAATTCTCTGGAGAGACTATGGATCCTCTTAATCAGATACCATTGGAAAGTGTAGGCCCCGATGGTCGATGTGAGCTTGATGGGAATGGAGATGAGACGAACCTAGATCAGTGTGACATACTGAAGCACAACATAAATTCCTCAAATCAACAAGCTATTGCAGAAACTTCATGTGCTGTATCAAAATTCTCTGGTGAGATTCCAGCCACTCTTGGTTTTGATGGATGTGAGGATGTTACTGGTGAGATTTCGATAGGCAGAAATCCAGAGTCTGACAGCATCCCTGAGACTGCTTCCTCTTCTTGTCTGCAGATAGCATTGCCATGTTCAATCCTCCAGAGCTCACTCTCCACTGAATCTCCAGCCATGATCCATTCCGGCATGAGGGATCTGATCGGAAACCTGCAATATCCACCACCAAACCCTGGTATGCAGAGTCCACAGGCTACCAGATCTCCAGCCAAAATCTCCATCAAGGTTGGAAACCCATTGGACGTCACTGAATCTGAGGCCAGGATCCCAGCCAATGGCATAGAACAAAAGATCTCACTTTCTGATCCAAGTCTGAATACATTAGTTGCTACAATCCCGACGAAGGCTGGAAAGCTGATTGAAAAACTACCAGAAATTAACTCCTCTGCTGACAAATTCCATGACATTGGTGCTGGTTTAGTGGAGTTGGAGGGAGGAAGTAAGGAGGTGAAATGGAGGCATGAGCCCATCAATACTTGTAGGGAGGAGGGCATAGCAGCTAGAGCACAAACCAAGGCAGAGAAACATAGTGTAAAGGAGGATTTGGATAGCTTGAGCATGAGGAAGCTAAAGATGCTGtacaagaagagaagaaagaggatgagtCTGACTTCTTTGACAGTGGatgaaaggaaggaagaaaatgAGGTGAAAATTGAGGAGGGAGAGCAGACCAACCAGAAGAGTTATTTGAATGGTCTAAGCTTGAGGAAGCTGAGGACCATGTGCAAGGTGGCAGCCAAAAATAATGGAAAG